In Babesia bovis T2Bo chromosome 3, whole genome shotgun sequence, the genomic window GATGCGGAGACAACGAGCACTTGAAGCATAGGGTAACAAGCGAACCAGTGACTGGCGCAATGCGCCCTGCGATAAATGAGGTACTGTAATACCATCCCTTAAGGTCACAGAATCCAGGAAACTAGTAGCTCCAATGGCACATATAAACACAGGAGATGCATCATACCCACCAAGTGACAGCAGTGTACGCTGGACCAACAGGGATTCAGTTACTGGGCCATCGAAAAGATGGTCCAGGGAAGTATAAGCCATTTCATTTGTAGTACCATGGAGAAAGTTTCCACTAGAAGCACGACCACACGGAATGTTGTCCTTAGAATAAGTGCCAGAACCAGGGCTTCGGCCACTAGACCTGGCACCGGAAGATAGAACTAATGCTTTCATTGTATCCAATTGTGTTTTAAAAGTCCCAAGGAACGACCTTGATAACATGTAAATACATTACAATGTCACAGAGTTAATCGCAGCAATACGATAGAAAGAATATGGTCATCCTGTGATACGAATAGATCTAGAAAAACAATTAACCCAATACCAACTCAAAGAGGATTAAGATGAAATTGATAAGAATCAAAAATACACGCAAATAAGTACGAACAGTGAAAAACATAACAGATATGTGATTCCTAAAAGAGTTCACAGATGATGGCTTGTCCAAACCTAACGGCTTAAGCACACGGCGCTCGTTCAGTATACCCATGCCATTCAGAATGAGCACCGCGGCCTCAATCaaatgtaaaaatgaaaaaGACATCCTTCCACCAATAACGCAGTGCTCCGTAACACTACCATACAAAGTAAAGAAAGTATATACCCAGTAAGCCAGATTAAATCAATCTAAATTGTACCTGAACATACTAGTCACTATACACAGAAGCGATGTCATATTAAATAGAACTCCTAACACAACATAGTCACATATCTAGTGACACATCAGCCCTggaatgtatatatacataataaatCTACACTGTGTAAGCACAATGGCAACTCAGTGAAACATAATATATCCCCCATTAAATACAATAATTCGACGCTATAGTGGCACTTACACACTAATAAAAGCAAGGTGTATATTGCAAGATATTATACGGCCTTGTCCATAGGATAATACCAGGTAAACAACCCGAGGAATCAATACGCGTCGAGCATTAGAGAGGCCACGGAAGTAATTAGAACTAGTAATGTCAGGAATTTAAAGATCCTGTATATACAGCAAATAGTAAGCTACGAATCGCTAATACTAACTTGTACAAGCGAGAACGCTACCTATATAGTGCCTTGTAAACTACAGATAGGGTCCCGTAACCAATACCGAAGGACGTGCATCAGCTAGAATACATTTATCACACTATACCCGTGCGTCTACAAGGAGGTACCCATTACACCACTTGCTGTGTAAcacatatacaaatggaCAACGGAAGCAAATGTGCCGTAACGGTACAACACGCACCGAAGGATGTGCCATTCGCAGCTATCGTTATTGATGCCATCGCTAAACAGCTGTCAAGGTCAGATGATGACGTAGTAAAGCTGGAACAAAACAAGGCTATTACACCGGGTACATACGTCTTGGACAAGGTGTCAATGCAAATATCACAACTTGTAAGGGAACTATGCCTGAGAGTATCAACCTGTAAACGAATGCTGTATATAGATAGTACAGCCAGCTTGGATAAGTGGTTGTCATACATTAGCGAAGGAGCAGGTATGCATAAAACAGAAGAACAACTCTGGCAGCACTACACCAAAATTAATCAACACCTAACAATGAGAACGTTCCTTGTTGGATACCGCATGACAGCAGTGGACGTACTGCAATGCTCACTGCTAGCAAACTCACAGGGAATACGTAAACGTTTAACAGAACTCAAGCACCTGGAAAGATGGTTCAATTACATCATGGCCATACCAGGTGTGAATTCTAACCCGGGTACTGCCACAACAAACCGAGCTGAAAATAAAGTATTTACCAAAAATGATAAGAAACCATTCACCAAAGCAGAACAATTCGAAAACTCCTACAAGGGTAGGTACCTATTATCAGATACAAACGCTACAGATGCATTGAAAAACGTAGAACATGGGAAACTGGTAGTCAGATTTGCACCGGAACCATCTGGGTACCTACATATCGGACATACAAAAGCAGCATTACTGAATCACTACTTCGCTAAGCAGCATGGAGGTAAAATGCTACTCAGATTCGATGATACAAACCCATTAAAGGAAAAGATAGAGTATGAAGAGACTATTAAAGAGGATTTGGAGGCTTTGGGGGTGCCATTCGCCTCAGTTAGCTATACGTCAGATTACTTTGAACTCATCCAGGAATATGCAATTAAAATGATCAAAGCGGGTAGGTATCCATAGAGTGGACCCATATAAAGCAGGACTTGCGTACTGTGATGACACGGATACCAATACCATGCGCTACCAGCGAAATGAAGGTATAGCATCCGCAGCAAGGGACTTGCCAGTGGAAACTAATCTAGCAAATTTCGAAGAAATGCTAAAGGTAATTCCGTAGTATAGTGAATACAATTGTGCAGGGAACAGAGAAAGGTACTAGATTCTGCCTAAGAGCAAAGATCGATATGACCCATACCAATAAGTGCCTAAGGGACCCTGTTATGTACCGGTGTATAGCTGACGCGCAACATAACAGACATGGCGATCGCTACAAGGCGTTCCCTACATATGATTTCGCATGTCCAATCGTAGATTCAATGGAAGGAGTTACGCACGCACTGAGGTCTAACGAATATTCAGCACGTATCCCACAGTACCAGTGGTTCATACAGCAATGTAACCTGAGGCCCGTGGAAATTTACGAATTCAGCAGGTTGAATTTCGTAAAGACTGTACTGTCTAAACGGAAGCTACAGTGGTTCGTGGACGAAGGAATTGTCACAGGATGGGATGACCCAAGGATGCCAACAGTTAGGGGTATTATGCGAAGAGGACTAACCAAAAAAGCACTATTTGACTTTATACTGGAACAGGGGCCATCCAAAGCAGTTAACCTCATGGAATGGGATAAGTTATGGGCCAAGAATAAGCAAATTATAGACCCGATTGTACCAAGGTACGCAGCAGTGGAAATAGATGCAGTGGAACTGAAACTAGATAACTTTAGTCAAGTGGAACTACCACCATCAAAGAGAATGCTGCACCCTAAAGACCCAAATATGGGAGAGTGTGATATATGGTTTACACCAACAGTACTACTGGACCGCGTTGATGCCGATGAAATTGTAGACGGTGAAGAAGTTACATTAATGCGATGGGGAAATGTATTCGTGTCGAAGCCAGCATTCACAGGACAGATCAACCCAGGAGGTGATTTCAAAAAGACTAAAAAGAAGCTACACTGGCTACCAAAAGATGACGACAAGGTAGGTATCAAGTGAGGGTTAACAAAaaaaataacaacattGCAGCTCGTCAAGTGTACGCTGAAGCTATATAGCGATCTGTTAGCAGTGGACAAAATAGACCCAGAAGAACTCAAGGAACCTGAAGATATGAGGAAATTCCTAGAACCTGTCACTGAGTGGACTACAGAGTGCCTCGCAGATAAGCAACTAGCATCACTGAGCAAAGGTAAACTGAGttactatatatatagaCCCTAACAGGTACCATCGTGCAACTGGAAAGACGAGGATACTACATAATCGATAAACCAGCAAGTGAAGGACATCTAGTCATGGTCAGCATACCGGTGCGTCACAAATctagataatatatacaccattGCAGGATGGAaaaatgaagaagaagtGAACATGGAAGATATGCAACGACATACACACCCAACCCTAAACCACAAATAAAGCGTGGTGCACACCGGAATGAAACTATTGTAGCCAAAAGAATAGATTATTTAACATAGTCATGTATAGTAGTGTCGAATGTATGTAGTTTACGAAGTTTGTACAACAGAAAGCCATGGAACAAAACGAAGAACAGCCCAGGGTCGAAAGCCCATGCACCCAAAATGAAGAACCTGAAATAGAAGAAATAACACCAGAAGAACCAACACAACtagatgaaaatgaaaGTTATGTCGCAATGGTCAACAGATATATCATGGGAATACTCAACTCAACTTTTGCCATCAGAAACATACTGATGTATAGGTGTTGCAGAGATACAGAAGAAGAGGTAATAGAAGAAGTCAAAGACGATGCAGAGGATCCAGATAGTAAAATTGAAGCTGTAAGTAAAGAGGAAACTGCAGATCCAGAGAAGCAAGATGTTAACGTAGTTAAGCGTTCACAGGAAGAAAATAAAAGACAGCTCAATATACCATCCATAGATATTGAGAAAATAGGAACAAATGAGGCAATTGAGCAGAATCAAGTATTGAACGAAGTAAAATTACCAAAAGGTGAAACGAGAACTGAAAGAGTTATGCAAATATTCGTAGAAAACTCAATCATCATGACAAAAGCAGCAATGAAAGAAAAAAAGGTAATATTCGCAGATAAAATCTTGTGTAATATGCTGCAAAAAATACACTTCATCTACGGGGATGAAGAAGATAAAAGCACATGGCACCCATTGGTAAATGTAATGGAAAGGCTACCAAAAGATACACCAAATAGTATCAAAGAAATGATAGAAACAGTAGCAAAAGATGAAGCATTCATGACGAATGCAGCAGAGAAAATATTCGTAATTGACCTGTTTACGAAATTTAACATGACACTCATGAAACAACATATACTCGACTACAAACAGCACGTAATAGCCAAATTATGGGAATCTTCAATAGAAACCGCAGAATATGAATCACGTCAATCAA contains:
- a CDS encoding Yos1-like family protein, translating into MSFSFLHLIEAAVLILNGMGILNERRVLKPLGLDKPSSVNSFRNHISVMFFTVRTYLRVFLILINFILILFELVLG
- a CDS encoding glutamyl-tRNA synthetase family protein, whose product is MDNGSKCAVTVQHAPKDVPFAAIVIDAIAKQLSRSDDDVVKLEQNKAITPGTYVLDKVSMQISQLVRELCLRVSTCKRMLYIDSTASLDKWLSYISEGAGMHKTEEQLWQHYTKINQHLTMRTFLVGYRMTAVDVLQCSLLANSQGIRKRLTELKHLERWFNYIMAIPGVNSNPGTATTNRAENKVFTKNDKKPFTKAEQFENSYKDALKNVEHGKLVVRFAPEPSGYLHIGHTKAALLNHYFAKQHGGKMLLRFDDTNPLKEKIEYEETIKEDLEALGVPFASVSYTSDYFELIQEYAIKMIKAGLAYCDDTDTNTMRYQRNEGIASAARDLPVETNLANFEEMLKGTEKGTRFCLRAKIDMTHTNKCLRDPVMYRCIADAQHNRHGDRYKAFPTYDFACPIVDSMEGVTHALRSNEYSARIPQYQWFIQQCNLRPVEIYEFSRLNFVKTVLSKRKLQWFVDEGIVTGWDDPRMPTVRGIMRRGLTKKALFDFILEQGPSKAVNLMEWDKLWAKNKQIIDPIVPRYAAVEIDAVELKLDNFSQVELPPSKRMLHPKDPNMGECDIWFTPTVLLDRVDADEIVDGEEVTLMRWGNVFVSKPAFTGQINPGGDFKKTKKKLHWLPKDDDKLVKCTLKLYSDLLAVDKIDPEELKEPEDMRKFLEPVTEWTTECLADKQLASLSKGTIVQLERRGYYIIDKPASEGHLVMVSIPDGKMKKK